Proteins encoded by one window of Acetivibrio thermocellus ATCC 27405:
- the uvsE gene encoding UV DNA damage repair endonuclease UvsE: MLVRLGYVAMTMNLKDSSPSGTVTVKTLAGLNEDETRLNKLRKVTAANLHNTLRILRYNKAYNISVYRFTSKLVPLATHPMVSHWDYVGEFRNEFKSLGDFVKENNFRVSAHPDHYTLLNSPSKEVFEASVRDLDYHVKLFEAMGLEDYKYKLVMHIGGLYKNKQTSVERFKENYAILPDRIRKRLIFENDDKIYTARDVLDICKELKVPMVLDVHHHNCVNNGERLEDMLKEIFDTWKDEYFPPKIHFSTPKSKENFRSHADEIDVNEFYRFLQIAKKLKKDFDVMIEAKNKDNALFKLSRELKTFDDIRWIDEGHFEIR; this comes from the coding sequence ATGCTGGTAAGACTTGGCTATGTTGCAATGACTATGAACTTAAAAGACAGTTCGCCTTCCGGGACCGTAACCGTAAAAACCCTTGCAGGATTGAACGAGGATGAAACAAGGCTTAACAAATTACGGAAGGTTACCGCGGCAAATCTGCACAACACACTAAGGATACTAAGGTATAACAAAGCATACAACATCAGTGTGTACCGTTTTACATCAAAACTTGTGCCTTTGGCCACACATCCCATGGTATCACACTGGGACTATGTCGGGGAGTTTAGAAATGAGTTTAAGAGTCTCGGTGACTTTGTAAAGGAAAACAATTTCAGGGTAAGCGCCCATCCGGACCACTACACATTGCTCAACTCACCTTCAAAAGAGGTTTTTGAAGCTTCGGTGCGGGACCTTGATTATCACGTAAAACTGTTTGAAGCCATGGGTCTTGAAGATTACAAATACAAGCTGGTAATGCACATAGGCGGGCTTTACAAAAACAAACAAACGTCTGTTGAAAGGTTTAAAGAAAACTATGCCATCCTCCCTGACAGAATCAGAAAAAGGCTGATCTTTGAGAATGACGACAAGATATATACTGCCAGGGATGTGCTTGACATCTGCAAGGAGCTGAAGGTTCCAATGGTGCTGGATGTGCATCATCACAACTGTGTAAACAATGGAGAAAGACTTGAAGATATGCTTAAGGAAATATTTGACACATGGAAAGATGAGTATTTTCCGCCTAAAATACACTTTTCAACGCCAAAAAGCAAAGAAAACTTCAGAAGCCATGCCGATGAAATAGATGTAAATGAGTTTTACCGGTTTTTACAGATTGCAAAAAAGTTAAAAAAGGATTTTGATGTTATGATTGAGGCAAAGAACAAGGATAATGCATTATTTAAACTTTCCAGGGAATTGAAAACCTTTGATGACATAAGATGGATAGATGAAGGACATTTTGAAATCCGGTAA
- a CDS encoding endo-1,4-beta-xylanase, with protein sequence MSRKLFSVLLVGLMLMTSLLVTISSTSAASLPTMPPSGYDQVRNGVPRGQVVNISYFSTATNSTRPARVYLPPGYSKDKKYSVLYLLHGIGGSENDWFEGGGRANVIADNLIAEGKIKPLIIVTPNTNAAGPGIADGYENFTKDLLNSLIPYIESNYSVYTDREHRAIAGLSMGGGQSFNIGLTNLDKFAYIGPISAAPNTYPNERLFPDGGKAAREKLKLLFIACGTNDSLIGFGQRVHEYCVANNINHVYWLIQGGGHDFNVWKPGLWNFLQMADEAGLTRDGNTPVPTPSPKPANTRIEAEDYDGINSSSIEIIGVPPEGGRGIGYITSGDYLVYKSIDFGNGATSFKAKVANANTSNIELRLNGPNGTLIGTLSVKSTGDWNTYEEQTCSISKVTGINDLYLVFKGPVNIDWFTFGVESSSTGLGDLNGDGNINSSDLQALKRHLLGISPLTGEALLRADVNRSGKVDSTDYSVLKRYILRIITEFPGQGDVQTPNPSVTPTQTPIPTISGNALRDYAEARGIKIGTCVNYPFYNNSDPTYNSILQREFSMVVCENEMKFDALQPRQNVFDFSKGDQLLAFAERNGMQMRGHTLIWHNQNPSWLTNGNWNRDSLLAVMKNHITTVMTHYKGKIVEWDVANECMDDSGNGLRSSIWRNVIGQDYLDYAFRYAREADPDALLFYNDYNIEDLGPKSNAVFNMIKSMKERGVPIDGVGFQCHFINGMSPEYLASIDQNIKRYAEIGVIVSFTEIDIRIPQSENPATAFQVQANNYKELMKICLANPNCNTFVMWGFTDKYTWIPGTFPGYGNPLIYDSNYNPKPAYNAIKEALMGY encoded by the coding sequence ATGTCAAGAAAACTTTTCAGTGTATTACTTGTTGGCTTGATGCTTATGACATCGTTGCTTGTCACAATAAGCAGTACATCAGCGGCATCCTTGCCAACCATGCCGCCTTCGGGATATGACCAGGTAAGGAACGGCGTTCCGAGAGGGCAGGTCGTAAATATTTCTTATTTCTCCACGGCCACCAACAGTACCAGGCCGGCAAGAGTTTATTTGCCGCCGGGATATTCAAAGGACAAAAAATACAGTGTTTTGTATCTCTTACACGGCATAGGCGGTAGTGAAAACGACTGGTTCGAAGGGGGAGGCAGAGCCAATGTTATTGCCGACAATCTGATTGCCGAGGGAAAAATCAAGCCCCTGATAATTGTAACACCGAATACTAACGCCGCCGGTCCGGGAATAGCGGACGGTTATGAAAATTTCACAAAAGATTTGCTCAACAGTCTTATTCCCTATATCGAATCTAACTATTCAGTCTACACCGACCGCGAACATCGGGCGATTGCAGGACTTTCAATGGGTGGAGGACAATCGTTTAATATTGGATTGACCAATCTCGATAAATTTGCCTATATTGGCCCGATTTCAGCGGCTCCAAACACTTATCCAAATGAGAGGCTTTTTCCTGACGGAGGAAAAGCTGCAAGGGAGAAATTGAAACTGCTCTTTATTGCCTGCGGAACCAATGACAGTCTGATAGGTTTTGGACAGAGAGTACATGAATATTGCGTTGCCAACAACATTAACCATGTCTATTGGCTTATTCAGGGCGGAGGACACGATTTTAATGTGTGGAAGCCCGGATTGTGGAATTTCCTTCAAATGGCAGATGAAGCCGGATTGACGAGGGATGGAAACACTCCGGTTCCGACACCCAGTCCAAAGCCGGCTAACACACGTATTGAAGCGGAAGATTATGACGGTATTAATTCTTCAAGTATTGAGATAATAGGTGTTCCACCTGAAGGAGGCAGAGGAATAGGTTATATTACCAGTGGTGATTATCTGGTATACAAGAGTATAGACTTTGGAAACGGAGCAACGTCGTTTAAGGCCAAGGTTGCAAATGCAAATACTTCCAATATTGAACTTAGATTAAACGGTCCGAATGGTACTCTCATAGGCACACTCTCGGTAAAATCCACAGGAGATTGGAATACATATGAGGAGCAAACTTGCAGCATTAGCAAAGTCACCGGAATAAATGATTTGTACTTGGTATTCAAAGGCCCTGTAAACATAGACTGGTTCACTTTTGGCGTTGAAAGCAGTTCCACAGGTCTGGGGGATTTAAATGGTGACGGAAATATTAACTCGTCGGACCTTCAGGCGTTAAAGAGGCATTTGCTCGGTATATCACCGCTTACGGGAGAGGCTCTTTTAAGAGCGGATGTAAATAGGAGCGGCAAAGTGGATTCTACTGACTATTCAGTGCTGAAAAGATATATACTCCGCATTATTACAGAGTTCCCCGGACAAGGTGATGTACAGACACCCAATCCGTCTGTTACTCCGACACAAACTCCTATCCCCACGATTTCGGGAAATGCTCTTAGGGATTATGCGGAGGCAAGGGGAATAAAAATCGGAACATGTGTCAACTATCCGTTTTACAACAATTCAGATCCAACCTACAACAGCATTTTGCAAAGAGAATTTTCAATGGTTGTATGTGAAAATGAAATGAAGTTTGATGCTTTGCAGCCGAGACAAAACGTTTTTGATTTTTCGAAAGGAGACCAGTTGCTTGCTTTTGCAGAAAGAAACGGTATGCAGATGAGGGGACATACGTTGATTTGGCACAATCAAAACCCGTCATGGCTTACAAACGGTAACTGGAACCGGGATTCGCTGCTTGCGGTAATGAAAAATCACATTACCACTGTTATGACCCATTACAAAGGTAAAATTGTTGAGTGGGATGTGGCAAACGAATGTATGGATGATTCCGGCAACGGCTTAAGAAGCAGCATATGGAGAAATGTAATCGGTCAGGACTACCTTGACTATGCTTTCAGGTATGCAAGAGAAGCAGATCCCGATGCACTTCTTTTCTACAATGATTATAATATTGAAGACTTGGGTCCAAAGTCCAATGCGGTATTTAACATGATTAAAAGTATGAAGGAAAGAGGTGTGCCGATTGACGGAGTAGGATTCCAATGCCACTTTATCAATGGAATGAGCCCCGAGTACCTTGCCAGCATTGATCAAAATATTAAGAGATATGCGGAAATAGGCGTTATAGTATCCTTTACCGAAATAGATATACGCATACCTCAGTCGGAAAACCCGGCAACTGCATTCCAGGTACAGGCAAACAACTATAAGGAACTTATGAAAATTTGTCTGGCAAACCCCAATTGCAATACCTTTGTAATGTGGGGATTCACAGATAAATACACATGGATTCCGGGAACTTTCCCAGGATATGGCAATCCATTGATTTATGACAGCAATTACAATCCGAAACCGGCATACAATGCAATAAAGGAAGCTCTTATGGGCTATTGA
- a CDS encoding class I SAM-dependent methyltransferase: MSFYREISKYYDYIFPVGENQLNFIKNCAGKPGGKILDVACGSGGYSVELAKEGYLVTAVDIEEEMVEKVKKKASENGLSINAFKCDMRELEKKIGERFDTIFCIGNSLVHLTSLKEITDVLGQMRRLLAEGGFLVLQIVNYDRIIKYNLDGLPTITNDEIGLEFTRKYRYKKESNIIEFNTSLKIKNGDCETEYNNSVELLPLKSGELAAALRNAGFSAFDFYGDFKYSDYTEDSHLLVVKAR; encoded by the coding sequence ATGAGTTTTTACAGAGAAATAAGCAAATACTATGATTATATTTTCCCCGTCGGAGAAAATCAATTGAATTTTATAAAAAATTGCGCAGGAAAGCCCGGTGGGAAAATCCTTGACGTGGCCTGTGGTTCGGGAGGATATTCGGTGGAACTGGCAAAAGAGGGCTATTTGGTAACAGCTGTTGATATTGAGGAAGAAATGGTGGAAAAAGTAAAAAAGAAAGCATCGGAAAACGGCCTTTCCATAAACGCCTTTAAATGTGACATGAGGGAGCTTGAAAAAAAGATTGGGGAACGGTTTGATACTATATTTTGTATAGGCAACTCTCTGGTGCATCTTACAAGCCTGAAAGAGATAACCGATGTCCTCGGGCAAATGAGGCGCTTGCTGGCAGAGGGCGGTTTTCTTGTGCTTCAGATAGTAAACTATGACAGAATAATAAAGTACAATCTGGACGGTCTTCCGACAATAACGAATGATGAAATAGGGCTGGAATTTACAAGAAAATACAGGTACAAAAAAGAAAGCAACATTATAGAGTTCAATACCTCCCTGAAAATCAAAAATGGAGATTGTGAAACCGAATATAACAATTCTGTGGAGCTGTTGCCGTTAAAAAGCGGTGAACTTGCCGCAGCGCTTCGAAATGCGGGTTTTTCAGCCTTTGATTTTTACGGGGATTTTAAATACTCGGATTATACGGAAGATTCCCACTTGTTGGTGGTGAAAGCCCGGTAG
- a CDS encoding mannose-1-phosphate guanyltransferase has translation MKAIIMAGGEGSRLRPLTCDLPKPMVPIMNIPIMEHIINLLKKHGITEIGVTLMYLPQKIKDYFGNGSNFGVNITYFTEDTPLGTAGSVKNAEDFLDETFIVISGDSLTNMNITKAIEFHRMKNSKATLVLTRVDVPLEYGVVITDKSGAITGFLEKPSWGEVFSDTVNTGAYILEPEILKYLEKGKKVDFSQDLFPYLLLKKEPMYGYVMDDYWCDIGDLQAYLQAHYDVLEGKIQLDINGTEIQKGVWVGSGAIIEPGAILNPPCVIGDNCRIESGAVIDSLSVIGNNNVIERDSSVKRSVIWDGNYIEYGSKIRGAILCSKTNLKRYVHIFENAIVGDNCLINERVVIKPNIKIWPQKTVEPFAIVDRNIIWGSKHSKSIFGENGLSGIINVDISPEFATRLGAAYGSIFKKGSKVVVSSTTANSARMFKHAFISGILSVGVEVFNLSSLLTPLARHAINFLSVEGGIHIKLSEDNPNKLKVDFMDSKGASISRVTERKIENSFAREDFKRCSGDEVSRLNNITDFKNYYVRSILNEVNVEAIKNNPPKLCIVSPSDFVISIVVPMLTDLGCKVASFSSTNVSEVDTIVDEIKDNNASFAAFIDSNGETLVLIDKNGNVVKDDLFLCLTSLITFKSVPNSKVVVPITAPSIIETLAERYNGKVVRTKTSPQAVMEQMLNHNLFKNRENMYQFLLNFDAIAGLVKIIEFLCLQNTTLTETIKEIPDFYVSKKKIFCPWELKGRVMRTLITEKDQEKVELLDGVKFILENGWALVLPDADMPLCRVYSEGVTPEVAETISDKYIDKIKAIINDKK, from the coding sequence ATGAAAGCTATTATAATGGCCGGCGGGGAAGGCTCAAGGCTTCGGCCTCTTACATGCGACTTGCCCAAGCCTATGGTCCCAATAATGAACATTCCAATAATGGAACACATAATCAACCTACTGAAAAAACATGGAATTACAGAGATCGGCGTTACGCTCATGTACCTTCCCCAAAAGATTAAGGATTATTTTGGGAATGGTTCCAATTTTGGAGTCAACATAACCTACTTTACCGAAGATACTCCTTTAGGTACGGCGGGAAGTGTAAAAAACGCCGAAGATTTCCTTGATGAAACCTTTATAGTAATAAGCGGGGATTCCCTTACCAATATGAATATTACCAAAGCAATCGAGTTTCACAGGATGAAAAACTCAAAAGCCACTCTGGTTTTGACGAGGGTTGACGTTCCCCTTGAATACGGTGTAGTTATCACGGACAAGTCCGGTGCCATAACCGGCTTTTTGGAAAAACCTAGCTGGGGAGAAGTTTTCAGTGACACCGTAAACACCGGAGCCTATATTTTGGAGCCTGAAATATTAAAATACCTGGAAAAGGGCAAAAAAGTGGATTTCAGCCAGGACCTCTTTCCCTATCTCCTTTTGAAGAAGGAACCCATGTATGGTTACGTCATGGACGACTATTGGTGTGACATCGGCGACCTTCAGGCTTATCTTCAGGCCCATTATGATGTCCTTGAAGGCAAAATCCAGCTTGATATAAACGGAACTGAAATTCAAAAAGGTGTTTGGGTCGGCTCGGGTGCAATCATCGAGCCCGGTGCGATACTCAACCCCCCCTGTGTTATCGGAGACAACTGCCGCATAGAAAGCGGTGCGGTAATCGACAGCTTGAGTGTCATCGGAAATAATAATGTGATTGAAAGGGACAGTTCCGTAAAACGCAGTGTTATTTGGGACGGCAACTACATTGAGTATGGCTCGAAAATTCGTGGTGCCATTTTGTGCAGCAAGACAAACCTCAAGCGCTATGTACATATATTTGAAAATGCCATTGTGGGAGACAATTGTTTGATTAACGAAAGGGTCGTTATCAAACCCAATATAAAAATATGGCCGCAAAAAACCGTTGAACCCTTCGCCATAGTGGACAGAAACATTATCTGGGGATCAAAGCACTCAAAAAGTATCTTTGGTGAAAACGGTCTTTCCGGAATTATCAACGTTGACATATCCCCTGAGTTTGCAACAAGGCTTGGCGCGGCATACGGTTCCATATTCAAAAAGGGTTCCAAGGTTGTTGTAAGTTCCACCACCGCCAACTCCGCCAGAATGTTCAAACATGCCTTTATATCAGGTATTCTTTCGGTCGGTGTGGAAGTATTCAACTTAAGCAGCCTTCTCACCCCTTTGGCCCGCCATGCAATCAATTTCCTTTCCGTTGAGGGAGGAATTCACATCAAGCTCAGTGAGGACAATCCAAACAAGCTCAAGGTTGATTTTATGGACTCCAAAGGGGCAAGCATCAGCAGGGTTACAGAAAGGAAAATAGAAAACTCTTTTGCCCGCGAGGACTTTAAACGCTGCTCCGGAGACGAAGTCAGCAGACTTAACAATATTACGGACTTCAAGAACTATTATGTACGTTCCATATTGAATGAAGTAAATGTTGAAGCCATAAAAAACAATCCGCCAAAGTTATGCATAGTTTCACCGTCAGATTTTGTAATATCCATTGTAGTACCGATGCTCACGGATTTAGGCTGCAAGGTTGCCAGTTTCTCCTCCACCAACGTGAGTGAAGTTGACACCATTGTTGACGAGATAAAAGACAATAATGCCAGCTTTGCGGCTTTCATTGACAGCAACGGTGAAACACTGGTGCTGATAGACAAAAACGGCAATGTGGTAAAGGATGATTTGTTCCTCTGTCTGACATCCCTTATTACTTTTAAGTCGGTTCCAAATTCAAAGGTGGTTGTGCCCATAACGGCACCATCCATTATTGAAACATTGGCCGAGCGCTACAACGGCAAGGTTGTGAGGACCAAAACCTCACCCCAGGCAGTAATGGAGCAAATGTTAAACCACAACCTTTTCAAAAATCGTGAAAACATGTATCAATTTCTGCTCAATTTCGATGCAATTGCAGGCCTGGTAAAAATAATTGAATTCTTATGCCTCCAAAATACGACGTTGACAGAAACCATCAAGGAAATACCTGATTTCTACGTCAGCAAAAAGAAGATTTTCTGTCCGTGGGAGTTGAAAGGCCGGGTAATGAGAACCCTTATAACCGAAAAAGACCAGGAAAAAGTGGAACTTTTGGACGGCGTGAAATTTATCCTGGAGAACGGTTGGGCCCTTGTCCTGCCCGACGCGGATATGCCCCTTTGCAGGGTTTACTCCGAAGGGGTGACACCTGAAGTGGCGGAAACCATTTCAGACAAATATATTGACAAAATAAAAGCAATAATAAATGATAAGAAGTAG
- a CDS encoding peptidoglycan-binding domain-containing protein: protein MQKKKPALFAVILPLLIACIMINSSMVFASSGILKEGMSGSQVTSLQRDLNTLGYLDVTPTGYYGSLTTAAVKKLQRNYGLKEDGIAGPDTLSLIKRLINERTASRSSGGTTLKEGMSGSSVTALQKDLKALGYLSVDPTGYYGSLTKEAVKKLQAKHGLEQDGIAGPKTLALIDRLMGRSGSSASQSAATASRGGLDKTNYLYSWFGNAENIFKIGDTAQVYDIRTGRTFNIKRTYGYNHADCETLTAKDTEIMLSIYGGSWSWERRPIIVIVNGRKMAASMAGMPHAGVDSAPANTYVKSRSGGYGAGDNLDSVKNNNMNGVFDVHFLNSKTHGTNRVDENHQKAVREAAEWAAKNKF from the coding sequence ATGCAAAAGAAGAAACCTGCTTTGTTTGCGGTCATTCTGCCTCTCTTAATCGCCTGTATAATGATTAATTCTTCAATGGTATTTGCATCTTCAGGGATTTTGAAGGAGGGAATGAGCGGAAGCCAGGTTACATCACTGCAGAGGGATCTTAACACGCTGGGGTATCTTGATGTAACTCCTACAGGTTATTATGGCAGTCTTACAACAGCAGCAGTTAAGAAGCTTCAGAGAAATTACGGACTTAAAGAGGACGGCATTGCGGGGCCTGACACTCTCTCGCTTATCAAAAGGCTGATAAACGAAAGGACTGCTTCAAGGTCTTCCGGCGGCACAACGTTGAAAGAGGGTATGAGCGGGAGCAGTGTGACAGCTTTGCAGAAGGACTTGAAAGCTTTGGGCTATCTGAGCGTGGATCCAACGGGTTACTATGGAAGCCTTACAAAAGAAGCGGTAAAGAAACTTCAGGCAAAGCACGGTCTTGAGCAGGACGGAATTGCAGGACCGAAGACCTTGGCATTGATTGACAGGCTTATGGGAAGAAGCGGTAGTTCTGCTTCACAATCCGCAGCTACGGCATCCAGGGGAGGGCTCGATAAGACCAATTACCTTTATTCCTGGTTCGGTAATGCGGAAAACATTTTCAAGATAGGCGATACAGCACAGGTATATGACATTAGGACTGGGCGCACATTTAATATAAAGAGGACTTATGGCTATAACCATGCAGACTGTGAGACTTTAACCGCTAAAGACACGGAAATAATGCTCAGTATCTACGGCGGAAGCTGGAGTTGGGAAAGAAGACCGATAATTGTTATTGTCAACGGGAGAAAAATGGCGGCTTCGATGGCGGGAATGCCTCATGCAGGAGTTGACAGTGCGCCGGCTAATACATATGTAAAATCGAGAAGCGGAGGATATGGCGCAGGAGACAATCTCGACTCCGTTAAAAACAACAACATGAACGGAGTGTTTGACGTTCACTTTTTAAACAGCAAGACTCATGGAACCAACAGAGTGGATGAAAATCATCAGAAGGCGGTCAGGGAAGCGGCAGAGTGGGCTGCAAAGAATAAGTTTTAG
- a CDS encoding 1-phosphofructokinase family hexose kinase: protein MITSVALNPAVDKIYFVDNFEPGRMYRVRQMVKTAGGKGVNVARVARMLGENVRLTGFKGGETGNWLESQLKKLGVVTRFVEVSGETRTNNNIIDRVRDSETEVLEPGPFISGEDMEKFMEVYKEALSDSKVVVLSGGLPQGVPACCYKALIEEAKNFNIPVILDSGGDALKEGIKAKPNVIKPNLRELGSLIQKELRDMDEIVEALKEINADGIDISMVSMGDKGAVLCTKDLCLRVKVPHVETVNTIGSGDAMVAGFAAGLARDKTMEECLRLAAACGVSNARFLEIGVVDKNEVEIQKNRVEIERIS from the coding sequence ATGATAACATCTGTGGCTCTCAACCCCGCAGTGGACAAAATTTATTTTGTTGACAACTTCGAACCGGGAAGAATGTACCGGGTGCGGCAAATGGTAAAAACGGCCGGGGGAAAAGGTGTAAATGTTGCGCGGGTTGCCCGTATGTTGGGAGAAAATGTCCGGCTGACAGGCTTTAAAGGCGGAGAGACAGGTAACTGGCTGGAATCGCAGCTTAAGAAACTGGGGGTCGTTACAAGATTTGTTGAAGTATCCGGTGAGACAAGAACAAACAACAATATTATAGACAGAGTAAGAGACAGTGAGACGGAAGTACTGGAGCCGGGGCCTTTTATATCCGGCGAAGACATGGAAAAATTCATGGAGGTTTATAAAGAGGCTCTTTCCGATTCCAAGGTCGTTGTGCTGTCAGGCGGGCTTCCCCAGGGAGTGCCTGCATGCTGTTATAAGGCTCTTATTGAAGAGGCAAAAAACTTTAATATTCCTGTTATACTTGACAGCGGCGGAGATGCTTTAAAAGAAGGCATAAAGGCAAAGCCAAATGTTATAAAACCGAATTTGAGGGAATTGGGAAGTCTCATTCAAAAAGAATTAAGGGATATGGACGAAATTGTTGAGGCGCTGAAAGAAATTAATGCAGACGGAATAGATATTTCAATGGTTTCCATGGGCGACAAGGGAGCTGTTCTGTGCACGAAAGATTTGTGCCTTAGAGTAAAAGTGCCGCATGTGGAGACGGTAAACACCATAGGCTCCGGAGATGCCATGGTGGCAGGGTTTGCAGCGGGACTTGCAAGAGACAAAACAATGGAAGAGTGCCTAAGGCTTGCGGCAGCCTGCGGCGTGAGCAATGCGCGCTTTTTGGAAATCGGTGTTGTGGATAAGAATGAAGTCGAAATCCAAAAGAACAGAGTGGAAATTGAGAGAATATCTTGA
- a CDS encoding RluA family pseudouridine synthase — MRTITITEDKANKRIDKVLRETFPRLPNGALFKAFRKKDIKVNGVRVKEDHIVKLNDRVDIYIIDEILDGVPKAGELNYETAFSVAYEDSNLLIVNKKQGIPVHPDRTQTENTLIDFVKEYLKLKGEFEENSGFTPSLCHRLDRNTGGLVMIAKNSSTLHMVLKKMKSGEISKYYQCLVKGKMEKKEDILKAYLEKDEKKSRVFIKDTKSKNAVEIITGYKVLSYKELPDIGEGISNLEVTLYTGRTHQIRAHLAHIGHPVVGDGKYGINTFNRLLGAKYQALWAYKLKFDFKSDAGILNYLRGKVIQVQPEYKLSKSWK; from the coding sequence ATGCGTACGATAACAATTACGGAAGACAAGGCAAACAAAAGAATTGACAAAGTTTTAAGAGAAACTTTTCCAAGGCTCCCCAACGGAGCCTTGTTTAAAGCCTTTCGCAAAAAGGACATAAAGGTAAATGGCGTGCGGGTTAAAGAGGACCACATTGTAAAGCTCAATGACAGGGTTGACATATATATCATTGATGAAATTTTGGACGGCGTGCCCAAAGCGGGAGAACTTAATTATGAAACGGCATTTTCGGTCGCCTATGAAGACAGCAATCTTTTAATCGTAAACAAAAAACAGGGCATACCCGTGCATCCCGACAGGACACAGACGGAGAATACGCTTATCGATTTTGTAAAAGAGTACCTTAAGCTAAAGGGTGAATTTGAAGAAAATTCCGGATTTACCCCTTCCCTTTGTCACAGGCTTGACCGCAACACAGGCGGTCTTGTTATGATAGCAAAAAACAGCTCCACTCTTCATATGGTGCTCAAAAAGATGAAAAGCGGAGAAATCAGCAAGTACTACCAGTGCCTTGTCAAAGGGAAAATGGAAAAAAAAGAGGATATTTTAAAAGCATACCTTGAAAAAGACGAGAAGAAAAGCAGAGTTTTCATCAAGGACACAAAGTCAAAAAACGCAGTTGAGATAATTACAGGATATAAAGTGCTTTCTTACAAGGAACTTCCGGATATCGGTGAAGGTATCAGCAACCTTGAGGTTACGCTTTACACCGGCCGCACCCATCAAATCCGGGCCCACCTTGCCCATATCGGACATCCTGTTGTGGGCGACGGCAAATACGGAATCAACACCTTCAACCGTCTTTTAGGTGCCAAATATCAGGCTTTATGGGCGTACAAGCTAAAGTTCGATTTTAAAAGCGATGCCGGGATTTTGAATTACTTAAGGGGAAAGGTAATACAGGTACAGCCGGAGTACAAGCTCTCAAAGTCATGGAAATAA
- a CDS encoding ABC transporter substrate-binding protein — translation MQAPNEYTRVQAAEIEEPAEDVEIEFWTYNDGWKAPINHFQLIHPKIKIKLVKFDFNDMGNVYKKALAAGEGPDILFFDSAYYSQFTTGEYLEDLLKEPYYAGRYEKDFPKDIWESNKSLDGKRLLAMTFLTSPVVTFYRADVMEENGFPSEPEELAKFIEKSENLMAIAKKLKSKGQYIFQMPVDIINLAGLYSGIFDENLRFVRNSDLFVQALDMAREIKRLDLSIGANIVEEAAKEAVRNGELVMVLGIGSWGTSTIQSYAPDQAGKWRVTAPPLGLKVWYSDTKLAINAQSKYKKWAWLFVEYVATQQEGGENIDMISGYCPARRNLKVMLRENEYFGNQHIQPLIEDLAEEMVQYRQTPLDDRALQIFNEEIFRAIENNVDSQKTIKDIANKVEYELKKDREALLKGKKRVK, via the coding sequence GTGCAGGCGCCGAACGAATATACTCGCGTGCAGGCTGCTGAAATAGAAGAGCCTGCCGAGGATGTGGAAATAGAATTTTGGACGTATAATGACGGCTGGAAAGCTCCTATAAACCATTTTCAATTGATTCATCCCAAAATAAAAATAAAACTTGTCAAATTTGATTTTAACGATATGGGCAATGTATATAAAAAAGCGTTGGCAGCGGGAGAAGGGCCTGACATATTGTTTTTTGACAGCGCTTATTACAGTCAGTTTACCACGGGAGAATATCTTGAAGATTTGCTCAAAGAGCCTTATTATGCAGGAAGGTACGAAAAAGATTTTCCGAAGGATATATGGGAAAGCAATAAATCACTTGACGGAAAGCGTCTTTTGGCAATGACTTTCCTGACATCACCCGTTGTGACTTTTTACCGGGCGGATGTAATGGAGGAAAACGGTTTTCCGTCGGAACCTGAAGAACTTGCCAAATTTATTGAAAAAAGCGAAAATCTTATGGCTATAGCGAAAAAGCTGAAATCCAAGGGTCAGTACATTTTTCAGATGCCTGTGGATATCATAAATCTTGCCGGTCTGTATTCGGGAATATTTGATGAAAACCTGAGATTTGTAAGAAACTCAGACTTGTTTGTGCAAGCGCTGGATATGGCAAGGGAAATTAAAAGGCTGGATTTGTCAATTGGTGCAAATATTGTGGAGGAAGCGGCAAAGGAGGCTGTCCGGAACGGAGAACTGGTAATGGTGCTGGGCATCGGGTCGTGGGGGACCAGTACCATACAGAGCTATGCTCCCGACCAGGCAGGTAAGTGGAGGGTCACTGCGCCGCCCCTGGGGCTTAAGGTATGGTATTCGGATACCAAGCTTGCGATTAATGCCCAAAGCAAATACAAGAAATGGGCATGGCTGTTTGTTGAATATGTGGCAACCCAGCAGGAGGGCGGGGAGAACATTGACATGATTTCCGGCTATTGTCCTGCAAGAAGAAATCTTAAAGTTATGCTGAGAGAAAACGAGTATTTCGGTAATCAGCATATTCAGCCGCTTATTGAAGATTTGGCAGAGGAAATGGTTCAGTACAGGCAGACTCCTTTGGATGACAGGGCACTTCAAATATTTAATGAGGAAATATTCAGAGCCATCGAAAACAATGTTGATTCCCAGAAAACGATAAAGGATATTGCAAATAAAGTGGAATATGAGCTGAAAAAGGATCGGGAAGCTTTACTTAAGGGGAAAAAGCGGGTAAAATAG